A section of the Coleofasciculus sp. FACHB-T130 genome encodes:
- a CDS encoding phage tail sheath C-terminal domain-containing protein, giving the protein MPMDYFAPGVYVEEVDRGSRPIEGVSMSVAGFVGFTEDVRGDAELFKPMMITNWSQYLEYFAKQGSDGYTDFNAYLPFAVNGWFMNGGGRCWVTSIGTKLPGSEPPAPEETATKLRTSGNRPSLMFAIKASEGEEDGSSALALPGGRVNVSILPDEPKAPEDPEAEPPLNTGEYFKVIVSRGGEKLEEYSHLTMNPDVEAQVGTYVITAINEGIGDHEASQFLSVTDMSTSGQPLSRRPVNGTYEVSPPPVISSPERFPRDVNGVRDDRTGVQGIFEIDEVSMIACPDLMLAYQRGLLDLDQVHGIMEMMVSMCENNAPSPNYRMVVLDPPPCKGGGEPVPPEQQKPQHVAQWLSNFNRRSMFGALYYPWIKVANPRNAGRPILVPPCGHMMGIWCRTDETRGVFKAPANEVPRGVLGLAYETNFREQELLNPVGINCIRNFANYNRGFQVWGARTLVEPANVQWRYISVRRLISYIERSIEIGTQWVVFEPNDQDLWARVTRTVSNFLERLWRAGALFGGSPGESFYVKCDASINTHETVMLGRLYVEIGVCPVRPAEFVIFRISQWSPNQ; this is encoded by the coding sequence ATGCCAATGGATTATTTTGCTCCTGGTGTCTACGTCGAAGAAGTAGACCGTGGTAGTCGCCCGATTGAAGGCGTAAGCATGAGTGTTGCTGGGTTTGTTGGCTTTACCGAGGATGTACGCGGTGATGCCGAACTGTTCAAACCCATGATGATTACCAACTGGAGCCAATACCTAGAGTATTTTGCCAAACAAGGCTCCGATGGTTACACAGACTTCAACGCCTACCTCCCTTTTGCCGTCAATGGCTGGTTTATGAACGGCGGTGGACGCTGTTGGGTGACTAGCATTGGTACCAAACTCCCCGGTTCGGAACCACCAGCACCGGAGGAAACAGCCACAAAGCTCAGAACCTCTGGAAATCGTCCCTCTTTGATGTTTGCGATTAAGGCATCCGAAGGCGAAGAGGATGGTAGCTCAGCTCTTGCCTTACCCGGTGGACGAGTCAATGTTTCGATCCTTCCCGATGAACCCAAAGCTCCTGAAGATCCAGAGGCAGAACCCCCACTCAACACGGGTGAATACTTTAAAGTCATCGTTAGTCGCGGTGGAGAGAAACTCGAAGAGTACAGCCACCTGACCATGAACCCGGACGTCGAGGCGCAAGTGGGTACCTATGTCATCACTGCGATTAATGAGGGGATTGGCGACCACGAGGCATCTCAATTTTTGTCCGTCACCGATATGTCCACCAGCGGACAACCCCTGTCTCGACGACCTGTCAACGGCACCTATGAAGTCAGCCCTCCACCCGTCATTTCTAGCCCAGAACGCTTTCCACGGGATGTAAATGGGGTGCGCGATGACCGCACGGGCGTCCAAGGGATTTTTGAAATTGACGAAGTTTCGATGATTGCTTGCCCCGACCTAATGCTGGCATACCAACGCGGCCTGCTGGATTTGGATCAGGTTCACGGCATCATGGAAATGATGGTTAGCATGTGCGAAAACAACGCACCCAGCCCCAACTATCGCATGGTGGTTCTCGATCCCCCACCTTGCAAGGGAGGCGGCGAGCCTGTACCCCCTGAGCAACAAAAGCCTCAGCACGTAGCTCAGTGGTTAAGTAACTTCAATCGTCGTTCCATGTTTGGGGCATTGTATTATCCCTGGATTAAAGTGGCGAACCCACGCAATGCCGGACGACCGATTTTGGTTCCCCCCTGCGGTCACATGATGGGGATTTGGTGCCGCACCGATGAGACTCGTGGCGTTTTTAAAGCACCCGCCAACGAAGTTCCTCGCGGTGTCTTGGGTCTAGCCTACGAAACTAACTTCCGCGAACAGGAACTGTTGAACCCGGTGGGGATTAACTGTATCCGCAACTTTGCTAACTACAACCGAGGTTTCCAAGTTTGGGGCGCACGGACTCTGGTAGAACCGGCTAATGTCCAGTGGCGCTATATCAGCGTCCGCCGCCTGATTAGCTACATTGAGCGCTCGATTGAAATCGGTACCCAGTGGGTTGTGTTCGAGCCTAACGATCAAGATTTGTGGGCGCGAGTTACCCGCACGGTCAGCAATTTCCTCGAACGGCTGTGGCGTGCAGGGGCGTTATTCGGTGGTTCGCCTGGTGAATCTTTCTACGTGAAGTGCGATGCCAGTATCAACACCCATGAGACGGTAATGCTGGGTCGTTTGTATGTCGAAATTGGAGTTTGCCCAGTCCGACCAGCGGAATTTGTGATCTTCCGCATCAGTCAGTGGTCTCCTAACCAGTAG